One stretch of Astatotilapia calliptera chromosome 3, fAstCal1.2, whole genome shotgun sequence DNA includes these proteins:
- the LOC113014944 gene encoding zinc finger protein 595-like: MSDSTNGGSFTDKPHRRKGEKTYSCDECGKDFTRAGDLKRHQVIHSGVKPYSCDLCGKSFTHAGNLKKHQLIHSGFKPYSCDLCGKSFTQTGHLKRHQVIHSGVKPYSCDLCGKSFTHAGNLKKHQLIHSGFKPYSCDLCGKSFTQTGHLKKHQLIHSEVKPHSCDLCGKSFTQAGHLKKHQLIHTGVKPYNCDLCGKSFTQAGHLKTHQLIHSGVKAYNCDLCGKDFTWALTLKKHQLIHSGVKPYSCDLCGKSFTQAGNLKAHQLIHTGVKPYSCDLCGKDFTWALSLKKHQVIHSGVKPYICDLCGKSFTQAGNLKTHKLIHSGVKAYNCDLCGKSFTHAGSLKTHQLIHSGFKPYNCDLCGKSFTQAGNLKTHKLIHSGVKAYNCDLCGKSFTHAGHLKNHQIIHSEVKAYSCDLCGKSFKFPHQLNKHQQIHTRK, from the exons ATGTCTGATTCCACCAATGGAGggagtttca ccgacaaacctcacagaagaaagggagagaaaacctacagctgtgatgagtgcGGGAAGGATTTTACCCGGGCTGGagacttaaaaagacaccaagtcatccacagtggagttaaaccttacagctgtgacttgtgtggaaagtcttttacccacgctggaaacttaaaaaaacaccaactcatccacagtggatttaaaccttacagctgcgacttgtgtggaaagtcttttacccagactggacacttaaaaagacaccaagtcatccacagtggagttaaaccttacagctgtgacttgtgtggaaagtcttttacccacgctggaaacttaaaaaaacaccaactcatccacagtggatttaaaccttacagctgcgacttgtgtggaaagtcttttacccagactggacacttaaaaaaacaccaactcatccacagtgaagTTAAACctcacagctgtgacttgtgtggaaagtcttttacccaggctggacacttaaaaaaacaccaactcatccacactggagttaaaccttacaactgtgacttgtgtggaaagtcttttacccaggctggacacttaaaaacacaccaactcatccacagtggagttaaagcgtacaactgtgacttgtgtgggaaggattttaccTGGGCTCTAaccctaaaaaaacaccaactcatccacagtggagttaaaccatacagctgtgacttgtgtggaaagtcttttacccaggctggaaacttaaaagcacaccaactcatccacactggagttaaaccttacagctgtgacttgtgtgggaaggattttaccTGGGCTCTAagcctaaaaaaacaccaagtcatccacagtggagttaaaccttacatctgtgacttgtgtggaaagtcttttacccaggctggaaacttaaaaacacacaaactcatccacagtggagttaaagcgtacaacTGTGacctgtgtggaaagtcttttacccatgctggaagcttaaaaacacaccaactcatccacagtggatttaaaccttacaactgtgacttgtgtggaaagtcttttacccaggctggaaacttaaaaacacacaaactcatccacagtggagttaaagcgtacaacTGTGacctgtgtggaaagtcttttacccatgCTGGACACTTAAAAAACCACCAAATCATCCACAGTGAAGTTAAAGcctacagctgtgacttgtgtggaaagtcttttaaatTTCCACATCAGCTGAAtaaacaccaacagatccacacaagGAAgtaa